In Thermospira aquatica, the following proteins share a genomic window:
- the ispH gene encoding 4-hydroxy-3-methylbut-2-enyl diphosphate reductase — protein MKVILAKEYGFCFGVRRVLKILDEQLAQNKEVFSIGEIIHNHVVIERYREKGVRFVEKPTEVEEGVGVVRAHGLPQSMISEAEHFGREIIDGTCAFVRHISKIIQKEREIHPDFSIYLVGEPEHPEVIAATADLNGMVKVIDYRTFDPVQFRVPPRAVLLSQTTLEEDVFIKIAGYFIREGQEVFVYNTICPSTRKRQRAARELAQQVDAVVVLGGKKSSNTRRLYEICQAIKPSFLVERIFEIPVEELKKYEVVGVTAGASTPDEVIQEALHYLQNL, from the coding sequence ATGAAGGTTATTCTTGCCAAAGAGTATGGGTTTTGTTTTGGGGTACGACGGGTACTCAAGATTCTAGATGAGCAGCTAGCCCAAAACAAGGAGGTTTTTTCCATCGGAGAGATTATCCATAACCATGTGGTTATAGAACGCTACAGGGAAAAGGGAGTTCGTTTTGTAGAAAAACCCACAGAGGTAGAGGAAGGGGTTGGAGTTGTTCGTGCTCATGGACTTCCTCAGTCGATGATTAGTGAGGCTGAACATTTTGGCAGGGAAATTATTGACGGAACCTGTGCTTTTGTTCGTCATATCAGTAAAATCATTCAAAAAGAACGAGAAATTCATCCTGATTTTTCTATTTACCTTGTAGGAGAACCTGAACATCCAGAGGTGATTGCGGCTACTGCTGATCTTAATGGAATGGTGAAGGTTATTGACTATCGTACTTTTGATCCAGTTCAATTTCGTGTTCCTCCACGAGCGGTACTTCTCTCTCAAACTACTCTCGAAGAAGATGTTTTTATAAAGATAGCAGGCTATTTTATCCGCGAAGGGCAGGAAGTTTTTGTCTACAATACGATTTGTCCTTCGACAAGAAAGCGGCAAAGAGCTGCTCGAGAGCTTGCTCAACAGGTGGATGCTGTTGTTGTTTTAGGAGGCAAAAAGAGCTCAAATACTCGAAGATTGTATGAAATATGTCAGGCCATCAAACCATCTTTTCTTGTTGAAAGGATTTTTGAGATTCCTGTCGAAGAGTTAAAGAAGTATGAAGTGGTAGGGGTTACGGCAGGAGCTTCAACCCCTGATGAGGTGATCCAGGAGGCACTTCACTATCTGCAAAATCTCTAA
- the ispE gene encoding 4-(cytidine 5'-diphospho)-2-C-methyl-D-erythritol kinase, with the protein MKIFSCAKINLYLDVVGRDTDGYHFIESLFQEVSLADEIEVNPSESDFISFDGMLVEGDTTVHKALRLFRESFGTKSGYTIHVKKRIPMGAGLGGGSSNAAAVLSALAVLEGVEKASLFPLASRIGSDVPFFLWGGMAWVSGKGEKITPLSCRLEDVYFLIVYPGIHVSTAWAYSLINDYRPHTHPQNILDSLGGSLDFLRKIVYNKFQPFVFAAREDLARWKAILDRESGAEFSFMSGSGSSLVYVYSSAERRDADRKCFSYQRDIQVFSADPVYRPSEKG; encoded by the coding sequence ATGAAGATTTTCTCCTGTGCCAAGATCAATCTCTACCTTGATGTTGTAGGACGGGATACGGACGGTTATCATTTTATTGAGAGTCTCTTTCAGGAGGTAAGTTTGGCTGATGAAATTGAGGTAAACCCTTCTGAGAGTGATTTTATCTCTTTTGATGGTATGTTGGTGGAAGGGGATACGACGGTTCACAAGGCTTTGAGGTTGTTTCGAGAAAGTTTTGGAACAAAGTCAGGCTATACGATTCATGTGAAAAAAAGGATTCCTATGGGAGCAGGATTGGGGGGTGGGAGTTCAAATGCAGCGGCTGTTCTCTCGGCTCTTGCTGTCCTGGAAGGGGTGGAGAAAGCATCGCTTTTTCCTTTAGCTTCAAGGATTGGTAGTGATGTTCCTTTTTTTCTCTGGGGAGGTATGGCCTGGGTGAGTGGGAAGGGAGAAAAGATTACGCCCCTCTCTTGTAGGCTTGAGGATGTGTATTTTCTGATTGTGTATCCGGGGATTCATGTGAGTACTGCTTGGGCGTATAGTTTGATCAATGACTATCGACCTCATACTCATCCACAAAATATTTTGGATTCTCTGGGTGGGTCACTTGATTTTTTGCGAAAAATAGTGTATAATAAATTCCAGCCTTTTGTGTTTGCAGCAAGAGAGGACCTGGCGCGATGGAAAGCTATCCTGGACCGTGAGAGTGGAGCGGAGTTTTCTTTCATGAGTGGGAGTGGTTCTTCTCTTGTGTATGTGTATAGCTCGGCTGAAAGGAGAGATGCTGATAGAAAGTGTTTCTCTTACCAAAGGGATATCCAGGTGTTTAGTGCGGACCCTGTATATCGCCCGAGTGAAAAAGGCTAA
- a CDS encoding PHP domain-containing protein has translation MLFDSHIHSFFSDGIYPPAELWKKIVAKGLGGWALTDHDTMEGVEEATQLWQKHYPDKLFVGGCEFSTHHPEVGEVHILAYFGSSYEKILPLLAIYRRSRIRRAKRMVELLRKEGYHLDWDELVVKYDDKPLGRMHLARELVEAGYFSSPSQVFHGLLDSRGRCYVPREEIRTEEVIQSVVAAGGVPVLAHPAFLFSDDTHAYVKEWIQQGLMGIEYRHPRVPEAVSAFLAKEYGSLFLVSGSDFHDDGGENDLGKYGIPLAKWENFLSLR, from the coding sequence ATGTTGTTTGATAGTCATATTCATTCCTTTTTTTCTGATGGAATATACCCACCGGCAGAACTCTGGAAAAAGATAGTAGCGAAAGGGCTTGGGGGGTGGGCTTTGACTGATCACGATACGATGGAAGGGGTAGAAGAAGCCACACAACTCTGGCAGAAACATTATCCGGATAAGCTTTTTGTTGGGGGATGTGAGTTTTCTACCCATCATCCTGAAGTAGGAGAAGTTCATATTCTGGCGTATTTTGGGTCTTCCTATGAGAAGATTCTCCCTCTTCTTGCGATATACAGGCGAAGTCGTATTCGTCGAGCTAAACGTATGGTTGAGCTTCTCCGGAAGGAAGGCTACCATCTTGATTGGGATGAACTGGTGGTGAAATACGACGATAAGCCGTTGGGAAGGATGCACCTTGCGAGGGAATTGGTGGAGGCGGGGTATTTTTCCTCCCCTTCTCAGGTGTTTCATGGTCTTCTGGATAGTCGTGGGCGGTGTTATGTGCCTCGTGAGGAGATACGCACAGAAGAGGTGATACAATCTGTGGTTGCTGCAGGGGGGGTACCTGTTTTGGCGCATCCGGCATTTCTTTTTTCTGATGATACTCATGCGTATGTGAAAGAATGGATTCAACAGGGTCTCATGGGCATAGAATATCGTCATCCCCGCGTTCCTGAAGCGGTGAGTGCTTTTTTAGCGAAAGAGTATGGTTCGCTTTTTCTGGTATCGGGGAGTGATTTTCATGATGATGGAGGAGAAAACGACTTGGGGAAATATGGTATTCCTCTTGCAAAATGGGAGAATTTTCTTTCTTTGAGATAA
- a CDS encoding DUF3783 domain-containing protein — MPTMILYGYEEPEARELQKKLENLLNTQIDILSASSMENATVTEIITKRPGEVFLAHPFKVLVFVDFEDEAIEKTVYNFPKEVSRPIFCGLTPENVKWPFGYLLEHLLEEYHL; from the coding sequence ATGCCAACCATGATTCTCTATGGTTATGAAGAACCAGAAGCAAGAGAACTGCAAAAAAAGTTAGAAAATCTTTTAAACACACAGATTGATATCCTCTCCGCAAGCAGTATGGAAAATGCAACCGTCACAGAAATCATCACAAAACGACCTGGGGAAGTATTTCTTGCCCATCCTTTCAAGGTTCTGGTTTTTGTCGATTTTGAAGACGAAGCTATCGAAAAAACGGTTTACAATTTCCCGAAAGAGGTGAGCCGACCTATCTTTTGTGGACTTACTCCAGAAAATGTGAAATGGCCTTTTGGGTATCTTCTCGAGCATCTCCTCGAAGAATACCATCTCTGA
- the aroF gene encoding 3-deoxy-7-phosphoheptulonate synthase produces the protein MIIVLKPTATQEEIDHIVQMIEGHGLRTNVSKGENQTIIGVIGDKTKLANTPIASLACVEEVLQVSKPYKLASRDFQPYDTIIEVGGVKIGGGNLAIMAGPCSVESEEQMMIIAEEVKKAGANILRGGAYKPRTSPYAFQGLGEAGLKILRQVGDRFNMPVISEVMDTQDVKKCVKYVDILQIGTRNAQNFALLREVGKTRTPVLLKRGMSQTIEEWLMSAEYIMSEGNKSVILCERGIRTFETATRNTLDILAVPVIKEKTHLPIVVDPSHAAGVWKYVIPMSLAAIVAGADGLEIEVHHDPEKAVSDGAQSLKPHKFATLMAEIKNIAPVIGTGKNL, from the coding sequence ATGATTATAGTGCTCAAGCCAACAGCAACGCAGGAAGAAATTGATCACATTGTACAGATGATTGAGGGTCATGGGCTCCGGACGAATGTTTCTAAAGGGGAAAATCAAACGATTATTGGTGTTATCGGCGACAAAACAAAATTGGCCAATACACCTATAGCTTCTCTTGCCTGTGTGGAAGAGGTTTTGCAGGTTTCGAAGCCCTATAAACTGGCAAGTCGGGATTTCCAGCCATATGATACCATTATTGAGGTTGGGGGAGTGAAGATAGGTGGAGGCAATCTCGCCATTATGGCTGGTCCTTGTAGTGTAGAAAGTGAAGAACAGATGATGATTATTGCCGAAGAAGTGAAGAAAGCAGGGGCAAATATCCTTCGAGGAGGGGCTTATAAGCCGAGAACATCCCCTTACGCTTTTCAGGGTCTTGGAGAAGCGGGTCTTAAGATTCTTCGTCAAGTGGGGGATCGTTTTAACATGCCCGTCATTTCGGAGGTTATGGATACTCAAGATGTGAAAAAATGTGTTAAGTATGTAGATATTCTTCAGATCGGTACAAGAAATGCCCAAAACTTCGCCTTGCTTCGCGAGGTAGGCAAGACTCGAACGCCGGTTCTCCTTAAGCGAGGCATGAGCCAAACTATCGAGGAATGGCTGATGTCAGCCGAGTATATCATGTCAGAGGGAAACAAATCAGTAATCCTCTGTGAGCGGGGTATCCGTACGTTTGAGACAGCAACGAGAAATACCCTGGATATTCTCGCAGTACCCGTCATAAAGGAAAAAACTCATCTTCCTATCGTTGTGGACCCTAGCCATGCTGCTGGTGTATGGAAGTATGTGATCCCCATGTCTCTTGCGGCGATTGTAGCAGGAGCCGATGGGCTAGAGATTGAGGTACACCATGATCCTGAGAAGGCAGTCTCTGATGGGGCACAATCCTTAAAACCTCATAAATTTGCGACACTTATGGCAGAAATCAAAAATATTGCACCGGTGATTGGCACAGGAAAAAATCTCTAA
- the cmk gene encoding (d)CMP kinase produces the protein MIITIDGPAGSGKSTMAKRLAKRLGFGFLNTGAMYRAVTLYFLRRRVDISNQDMVNSLLPDIHLEFSGERLFLNGEDVSEEIRLPEVERFVSAVSALPEVRQRMVELQREIARKGNYVLEGRDTGTVVFPDAFCKFYLDASVEERARRRQKELAEKGFSYEFTELVQEIERRDYLDKNREIAPLIKPEDAVVVDTSSLTPDEVEEKLYHEVKKKMEQRG, from the coding sequence ATGATTATCACTATTGATGGTCCTGCCGGTAGTGGAAAATCAACCATGGCGAAACGTTTAGCCAAGCGCCTGGGTTTTGGTTTTCTCAATACGGGAGCAATGTATCGGGCTGTCACCCTCTATTTTCTTCGCCGTCGTGTAGATATCAGCAATCAAGACATGGTAAATTCCCTTCTTCCTGATATTCATCTTGAATTTTCTGGAGAAAGGCTTTTCCTCAATGGAGAAGATGTTTCTGAAGAAATTCGTCTTCCTGAGGTGGAGCGGTTTGTGTCGGCTGTTTCTGCTCTCCCTGAGGTGAGACAGCGTATGGTAGAACTCCAGCGGGAGATTGCCAGGAAAGGAAATTACGTGCTTGAAGGAAGGGATACAGGCACGGTGGTATTTCCTGATGCTTTTTGTAAGTTTTATCTCGATGCCTCTGTTGAGGAGCGTGCCCGTCGTCGTCAAAAAGAGTTAGCAGAAAAAGGATTCTCTTATGAATTTACAGAGCTTGTCCAGGAGATAGAACGTCGGGATTATCTCGACAAAAATCGGGAGATAGCGCCTTTGATAAAACCAGAAGATGCTGTGGTGGTAGATACCTCATCCCTTACCCCTGATGAGGTGGAGGAGAAACTCTATCATGAGGTAAAGAAGAAAATGGAGCAGAGAGGATGA
- a CDS encoding ribose-phosphate diphosphokinase has translation MPSGNLKLIAGRANRPLAEKIARYVGVDLVDVYITEFADSEIFVKIREDIRGSDVFVIQPTSNPGYKNLMELLIIVDALKRASAASITAVIPYFGYARQDRKAEPRVPITAKLVANLLTVAGVTRVLTMDLHAAQIQGFFDIPVDHLYATPVFLEHTKQLGNLSEYVVVSPDTGGVERSRFFARQIDVGLAILDKRREKKNEAEVLNLIGNVEDRHVIMIDDMIDTAGTIVQAADILKKRGAKTVTVYATHAVLSHPAAERLQNCAIDRLCLTDTIYMDENKRSIIGEKLHILSVSELFGKAIERIHLNLSVSSLFVNIPKT, from the coding sequence GTGCCCTCAGGGAATTTGAAGCTCATCGCTGGGCGTGCGAATCGTCCCCTTGCTGAAAAGATAGCTCGTTATGTTGGCGTGGATCTGGTGGATGTCTATATCACCGAATTTGCGGATAGTGAGATCTTTGTCAAGATCCGTGAGGATATCCGGGGATCTGATGTTTTTGTGATTCAGCCGACATCGAATCCAGGCTATAAAAATCTCATGGAGCTTTTGATTATAGTTGATGCTCTTAAGCGAGCTTCGGCTGCCAGTATTACGGCGGTGATTCCTTACTTTGGTTATGCGAGGCAGGATCGGAAGGCCGAGCCACGGGTTCCTATTACTGCTAAGTTGGTAGCTAACCTTTTGACGGTTGCCGGTGTTACACGAGTGTTAACCATGGATCTTCATGCTGCACAGATTCAGGGTTTTTTTGATATTCCTGTGGATCATCTCTATGCTACCCCTGTGTTCCTTGAGCATACTAAACAACTGGGAAATCTTTCTGAGTATGTGGTGGTGTCGCCTGATACAGGAGGGGTAGAGCGTTCGCGCTTTTTTGCTCGACAGATAGATGTTGGATTGGCTATTCTGGATAAGCGCCGTGAGAAGAAGAATGAGGCTGAGGTCTTGAATTTGATTGGAAATGTTGAGGATCGGCATGTCATTATGATTGATGATATGATTGATACTGCTGGAACGATTGTCCAGGCGGCCGATATTCTTAAAAAACGTGGGGCAAAAACGGTAACCGTGTATGCAACCCATGCAGTTCTCTCTCATCCAGCTGCTGAGAGGCTTCAGAACTGTGCCATTGACCGTTTGTGTCTGACAGATACGATTTACATGGACGAGAACAAGCGTAGTATTATTGGAGAGAAGCTTCATATTCTCTCGGTGAGTGAACTCTTTGGAAAGGCTATTGAGAGAATTCATCTCAATCTCTCGGTGAGTTCACTTTTTGTGAATATACCAAAGACATAA
- the pth gene encoding aminoacyl-tRNA hydrolase, which yields MKLVVGLGNPGEEYEKTRHNLGFMVLDRLAARYDAVIDLKKKKSLVARVKIDKERVMLLKPQTFVNLSGEAVLYMASFLRIMPENIIVVCDDLNLPLGKIRIRGYGSSGGHNGIKSLIQFLKSDNFPRVRIGIGAPPEGKRMEEYVLEPFTDEEMEILNPVIDRACDAIEMIVMGRLEEAMSQFNG from the coding sequence TTGAAACTCGTAGTGGGGTTGGGTAACCCTGGTGAAGAGTATGAAAAAACGAGGCACAACCTTGGTTTTATGGTGCTTGACCGTTTGGCAGCAAGGTATGATGCGGTAATTGATTTGAAGAAAAAGAAGTCGCTTGTTGCCCGTGTCAAAATTGACAAAGAAAGGGTCATGCTCCTGAAACCTCAAACATTTGTCAACCTGAGTGGAGAAGCGGTGCTTTATATGGCGAGCTTTCTCCGTATTATGCCGGAGAATATTATCGTGGTGTGTGATGATCTTAATCTCCCCCTAGGGAAGATACGGATCCGTGGCTATGGCTCAAGCGGTGGCCACAATGGTATCAAATCGCTCATCCAGTTTTTGAAGTCGGATAATTTTCCTCGGGTGAGAATTGGTATCGGTGCGCCACCGGAGGGGAAGCGTATGGAAGAGTATGTGCTTGAACCTTTTACTGACGAAGAGATGGAGATTCTTAATCCGGTGATTGATAGGGCGTGTGATGCTATCGAGATGATTGTGATGGGGCGCCTTGAAGAGGCCATGAGTCAGTTTAATGGCTGA
- the spoVG gene encoding septation regulator SpoVG produces the protein MEITDIRIKRVEGENKLKAYASVTFDDSFVVHNIKVIEGNSGLFIAMPSRKTRSGEMKDVAHPINTDFREKMQNAILEKYNAEVSA, from the coding sequence ATGGAAATTACTGACATCCGCATCAAAAGGGTTGAAGGTGAAAACAAATTGAAAGCCTATGCTTCTGTGACCTTTGATGACAGCTTTGTGGTGCACAACATTAAGGTGATAGAAGGGAATAGTGGTTTGTTCATCGCTATGCCTTCTCGCAAAACTCGTAGCGGTGAGATGAAGGATGTGGCTCATCCGATTAACACTGACTTCCGTGAAAAGATGCAGAACGCGATTCTCGAGAAGTACAACGCTGAAGTCTCGGCTTAG
- a CDS encoding prephenate dehydrogenase — protein MEFKKIGIYGLGLIGGSIGLAVKTYLPGYQVYGFGRNKDKLQNAKALGMIDGYATDMDLDLIETLDIFIIATPPEEVAVIFERFMPSLKEDVIVMDVASIKRHVVDAVEKVNSRRLAFVGTHPMSGSEKAGLEFARADLFEKKIVAIVGDHNDEVLEVVRDFWKAFGAQIVIVSADFHDEIVAATSHVPHLVAAAISSFLEKDGWSEVRFFGLYGKGLLDTTRIAQGNPSMWVDIVFKNADNIERSLMDFSREIDTLLHLIRNGKKAELEEYLKKAKEFRETL, from the coding sequence ATGGAGTTTAAAAAAATAGGTATCTATGGTTTGGGGCTCATAGGTGGTTCTATTGGACTTGCGGTTAAAACGTATCTTCCCGGCTATCAGGTCTATGGTTTTGGAAGGAATAAGGATAAACTTCAAAATGCCAAGGCCCTGGGGATGATAGATGGCTATGCCACGGATATGGATCTGGATCTCATAGAAACGCTGGATATTTTTATCATTGCCACACCTCCAGAGGAAGTAGCCGTGATTTTTGAGCGTTTTATGCCATCTTTGAAAGAAGATGTGATTGTGATGGACGTGGCAAGCATTAAACGACATGTTGTTGATGCTGTGGAGAAAGTAAATAGCCGGAGACTCGCCTTTGTTGGCACGCATCCCATGTCGGGGAGTGAAAAGGCCGGCCTTGAGTTTGCGAGGGCAGATCTCTTTGAGAAAAAAATCGTCGCTATTGTGGGAGACCATAACGATGAGGTGCTCGAAGTAGTAAGAGATTTCTGGAAAGCTTTTGGAGCTCAGATTGTTATTGTATCTGCGGATTTTCATGATGAGATCGTTGCAGCGACAAGCCATGTTCCTCATCTTGTGGCTGCAGCCATCTCCAGTTTTCTTGAAAAGGATGGATGGTCTGAGGTTCGGTTTTTTGGTCTCTATGGAAAGGGACTCCTTGATACAACGAGAATTGCTCAGGGAAACCCTTCTATGTGGGTGGATATTGTTTTTAAGAATGCCGATAATATTGAGCGTTCTCTCATGGATTTTTCTCGGGAGATTGATACGCTTCTTCATTTGATTCGAAATGGTAAAAAAGCTGAACTTGAAGAATATCTAAAAAAGGCGAAGGAATTTCGGGAAACGTTATGA
- a CDS encoding 50S ribosomal protein L25 has protein sequence MSKTGLTLKAELRKTTGSSAALKVREQNAVPAVIYGPELKENLYIAVAANEFEKIFQSVGTHKPFTIQIGKDSYNVLVKGIEIHPLSRKILHVDFYAYSAKKSFITEVPLKFVGTPVGVKEGGSMFVYARKLKISTTIDRLPEAVEIDVSQLRAKDYLIVRDVKIDGVKILTHEGTTLVEVR, from the coding sequence ATGTCGAAAACAGGACTGACACTGAAGGCAGAGCTTCGCAAAACGACAGGTTCTTCTGCTGCCCTTAAAGTTCGTGAGCAGAATGCTGTCCCTGCGGTTATCTACGGACCAGAACTGAAAGAAAATCTTTATATCGCTGTTGCGGCCAATGAATTTGAAAAAATCTTTCAGTCTGTGGGAACGCATAAACCTTTTACGATTCAGATAGGCAAGGATTCTTATAATGTGCTCGTAAAGGGTATTGAGATTCACCCGCTCTCGAGAAAGATTTTGCATGTAGACTTTTATGCGTATTCTGCAAAGAAGTCTTTTATCACAGAGGTCCCTCTTAAGTTTGTTGGCACTCCTGTGGGTGTAAAAGAGGGTGGAAGCATGTTTGTCTACGCGAGAAAGCTCAAGATTAGCACGACGATTGACAGGCTTCCTGAAGCAGTGGAGATTGATGTTTCTCAGCTTCGGGCGAAGGATTATCTGATTGTAAGAGATGTTAAGATAGACGGTGTAAAAATCTTGACACACGAAGGAACTACGCTGGTTGAGGTTCGATAA
- the tilS gene encoding tRNA lysidine(34) synthetase TilS, with amino-acid sequence MAEKPDPLERSFLNVWRSLVGEKVSCVVGFSGGADSTALLLLLSRLRSFFSSFSVVAFHLNHGFRETASRDEVFCREVCQKLGIPFVVEHADVSSYARECNLSLEEAGRLRRREGLERVREAHNLDWICLAHHQDDQVELFLLRLFQGTGIESAGGMRMKEGYYLRPLLGFSHRDMVDYLVRLGHSWCEDESNATLRFDRNWIRHNLLPVIEKRFPAAREKISSFMGFLQEIHASFEVYEKPLLDEVRFFPWGWRLPKSCLERYGVFWVRHVVKKLWYREGMIFVRGSWLESIDVYPSSETKELLEVKGKKLILDGTWLTWVRLEELPKILYAEIQPKKEVTVGPWSFEWLVWEKPGDGFPLATEERVFLPMRVTSLQIRHVLPGDRIRLKHGHKKIHDLWVDEHLPWLERQFAFVLEENGALVAVYLPSRGFRVSYDYYIDKRENQPCQGIVVTPFVKL; translated from the coding sequence ATGGCTGAAAAACCGGATCCCCTTGAGCGTTCTTTTTTGAATGTTTGGCGGTCTCTGGTAGGAGAAAAGGTTTCGTGTGTTGTGGGGTTTTCTGGGGGAGCAGATTCTACAGCGCTTCTTTTGTTACTTTCTCGTCTGAGGTCTTTTTTTTCATCTTTTTCAGTTGTGGCTTTTCATCTTAATCATGGCTTTCGAGAAACAGCTTCTCGCGATGAAGTTTTTTGTCGTGAGGTATGTCAAAAACTCGGTATACCATTTGTTGTAGAACACGCAGATGTTTCTTCTTATGCCAGGGAGTGTAATCTTTCTCTGGAAGAGGCGGGGAGACTCAGGCGCAGAGAAGGATTGGAGCGGGTAAGAGAAGCGCATAATCTGGATTGGATATGTCTTGCCCATCACCAGGATGATCAGGTAGAGCTCTTTCTTCTTCGATTGTTTCAGGGAACGGGGATAGAATCAGCTGGTGGTATGCGTATGAAAGAAGGATACTATCTTCGTCCTCTTCTTGGATTTTCGCATCGGGATATGGTGGACTATCTTGTTCGTTTGGGGCATTCCTGGTGTGAGGATGAGAGTAATGCTACTTTGCGTTTTGACAGAAACTGGATACGGCATAACCTTCTACCGGTGATAGAAAAACGTTTTCCCGCAGCCCGTGAAAAAATATCTTCTTTTATGGGATTTCTCCAGGAGATACATGCGAGTTTTGAGGTGTATGAGAAACCTCTCCTGGATGAAGTGAGGTTTTTTCCGTGGGGATGGAGACTGCCAAAGAGCTGTTTGGAAAGGTATGGGGTTTTTTGGGTTCGTCACGTGGTAAAAAAACTCTGGTACAGAGAGGGGATGATATTTGTCAGGGGCAGCTGGCTTGAAAGCATTGACGTTTATCCTTCTTCTGAGACAAAGGAATTGCTTGAGGTAAAAGGGAAAAAGTTGATACTTGATGGAACATGGCTTACCTGGGTACGTCTGGAAGAGTTGCCCAAAATTTTATATGCCGAAATACAACCCAAAAAAGAGGTTACCGTAGGGCCGTGGTCTTTTGAGTGGTTGGTTTGGGAGAAACCTGGAGATGGGTTTCCGCTGGCTACCGAAGAAAGGGTGTTTTTGCCCATGAGGGTGACATCCCTTCAGATACGTCATGTTCTCCCCGGGGATAGGATTCGATTGAAACACGGACATAAAAAAATCCACGATCTCTGGGTGGATGAACATCTTCCCTGGTTGGAAAGGCAATTCGCCTTTGTGCTGGAAGAGAATGGCGCTCTTGTGGCGGTGTATCTTCCCTCTCGAGGGTTTCGTGTGAGTTATGACTATTATATTGACAAGAGGGAAAACCAGCCTTGTCAGGGGATAGTGGTAACACCTTTCGTGAAGTTATGA
- the ilvE gene encoding branched-chain-amino-acid transaminase gives MGKYVYLNGELVPQEEAKISVFDHGVLYGDGVFEGIRAYNRRIFKLDEHVERLYNSAKIIMLEIPISQEEFKKAIISVCKANDIVDGYIRPVVTRGSGTLGLSPWLCPKPNIFVIADTIKLYPDEYYENGLPIVTVPTRRNLAEAVNPMVKSLNYLNNILAKIEAKNAGAEEAIMMNQDGYVAECTGDNIFLIKKGVIYTPPVYMGVLPGITRATVMDLAAEMGLKVVEEPLTRAEFYVADEVFLTGTAAEVVPISSIDGRKIGNGSVGPITRKLIERFKEYVKTVGTPIA, from the coding sequence ATGGGAAAGTATGTGTATCTCAATGGAGAACTGGTTCCTCAAGAAGAGGCAAAGATCAGTGTTTTCGATCATGGTGTTTTGTATGGAGATGGGGTGTTTGAGGGTATTCGTGCGTACAATCGTCGTATTTTTAAGCTGGATGAGCATGTAGAACGCCTCTACAATTCTGCGAAGATCATTATGCTTGAGATCCCTATTTCTCAGGAAGAGTTCAAGAAGGCTATTATAAGCGTATGTAAGGCCAATGACATAGTGGATGGGTATATTCGCCCTGTGGTGACTCGTGGATCAGGTACCCTTGGGCTTTCTCCCTGGCTGTGTCCTAAACCGAATATTTTTGTGATTGCAGATACGATAAAGCTTTATCCTGATGAATACTATGAAAATGGTTTGCCTATTGTGACTGTACCGACGCGACGTAATCTTGCCGAGGCAGTGAATCCCATGGTGAAATCTCTTAACTATCTGAATAATATTCTGGCAAAGATTGAAGCTAAAAACGCTGGAGCGGAAGAGGCTATCATGATGAATCAGGATGGTTATGTGGCTGAGTGTACAGGAGACAATATCTTTCTCATCAAGAAAGGGGTGATCTATACACCGCCAGTGTATATGGGTGTTCTCCCCGGGATTACACGAGCTACCGTGATGGATCTGGCCGCTGAAATGGGGTTGAAGGTTGTCGAAGAACCACTTACCCGCGCGGAATTTTACGTGGCGGATGAGGTTTTCTTAACTGGAACGGCAGCAGAGGTAGTACCTATCTCCTCCATAGACGGGAGAAAAATTGGCAACGGTTCTGTTGGGCCTATCACCAGGAAGCTTATTGAGCGCTTTAAAGAGTATGTGAAGACGGTAGGAACACCTATTGCATGA